A window of Hymenobacter aerilatus contains these coding sequences:
- a CDS encoding LysM peptidoglycan-binding domain-containing protein has translation MKRLFALVLCLLPLWVAAQSGSPSVPATLPFANLTIRFSSGGQRAVQQKVDALRSHPASFQARVLLADAYFPIIDRVFQEEAVPLDFRYLALQESGLQGDAQSIHDAVGYWQFKREAATDFNLLMNDQVDERKHIVTASHAAAKYFKRSHNAFHNWLDVLLSYNLGIGGTKPYTLPTDAAATEMEVTERSHPYIITFLAHKIAFEQAVGLNGNPALALQEFPAAAGQPLAAMAASFQTTPEELAKHNRWLLAEAVPSDKAYTVLVPVTDPAQVAALAAQQPVASTAPTLAQPTPDPRHPGFVLINGLRAVVALPGETKETLAQRTDLKLRRFMRYNDLYAFDNVVAGQPYFVQKKRDKAAVEYHVAQPNESITTISQQYGIRVRSILSKNRMARNEELRPGRVLWLQHTRPRDVPVEYKTVQNEAALAAFARPTRATQAAPGPAPVPSTKTFPPTTQPTAPAPAHVVAAAPADTAAMLNDEVATTGVADTAAMPAVSATPAPAPASAPRSVYQPAPARPTAPASAANNAPAPATAATEASSAAPAAAPYPMMQAPATPAPLPPNGLHTVRTKETLYGIARLYHISPRDLEAWNGLPLNPSLKIGQQLRVTPPEEASDLQPKTAPTQTAPTPPAAKTPIAPAAAPTTKPQPATPTTVQHTVQAGESMYGISRKYGVTIKQILEWNNKPDFNVRPGEVLTITPAK, from the coding sequence ATGAAACGACTTTTTGCTTTAGTGCTGTGCCTGCTGCCGCTGTGGGTAGCGGCGCAGTCGGGTAGCCCTTCGGTGCCCGCTACCCTACCCTTTGCCAACCTTACCATACGCTTCAGCAGTGGCGGTCAGCGCGCCGTGCAGCAGAAAGTAGACGCGTTGCGCAGCCATCCGGCCTCCTTTCAGGCCCGCGTGCTGCTGGCTGATGCGTATTTCCCCATCATCGACCGAGTATTTCAGGAAGAAGCTGTACCGCTGGATTTCCGCTATCTGGCCTTGCAGGAAAGCGGCTTGCAGGGCGATGCCCAGAGCATTCACGATGCGGTGGGCTACTGGCAGTTTAAGCGCGAGGCCGCTACGGATTTCAACCTGCTGATGAACGACCAGGTAGATGAGCGCAAGCACATTGTAACGGCTTCGCACGCGGCAGCTAAGTACTTTAAACGCAGCCACAATGCCTTTCATAACTGGCTGGACGTGCTTTTGAGCTACAACCTGGGCATTGGGGGTACCAAGCCCTACACCCTACCCACCGACGCCGCGGCTACGGAGATGGAGGTAACTGAACGCTCGCACCCCTACATCATCACGTTTCTGGCGCACAAGATAGCCTTCGAGCAGGCCGTGGGGCTGAACGGCAACCCCGCGCTGGCGCTACAGGAGTTTCCGGCTGCTGCCGGTCAGCCGCTGGCGGCTATGGCTGCCAGCTTCCAGACCACGCCCGAGGAGCTAGCCAAGCACAACCGCTGGCTGCTAGCTGAGGCTGTGCCCTCGGATAAGGCCTACACGGTGCTGGTGCCCGTTACTGATCCTGCGCAGGTGGCGGCCCTAGCCGCGCAGCAGCCGGTAGCCTCCACGGCCCCTACCCTAGCGCAGCCTACCCCCGACCCGCGCCACCCCGGCTTTGTGCTCATCAACGGCTTGCGGGCGGTGGTGGCGCTACCCGGCGAAACCAAGGAAACGCTGGCCCAGCGCACCGATTTGAAGCTGCGCCGCTTTATGCGCTACAACGACCTCTACGCCTTCGACAACGTGGTGGCCGGCCAGCCCTATTTTGTGCAGAAAAAGCGCGATAAAGCGGCCGTGGAATACCACGTGGCCCAACCTAACGAAAGCATCACCACCATTTCGCAGCAGTACGGCATACGGGTGCGCTCCATCCTGAGCAAAAACCGCATGGCCCGCAACGAGGAGTTGCGCCCCGGCCGCGTACTGTGGCTCCAGCACACCCGCCCCCGTGATGTGCCGGTGGAGTACAAAACCGTGCAGAACGAAGCGGCGCTAGCGGCCTTTGCTCGGCCAACGCGCGCTACGCAGGCTGCACCCGGCCCGGCTCCGGTGCCGTCTACCAAGACGTTTCCACCTACCACTCAACCCACCGCACCAGCACCAGCGCACGTAGTTGCCGCTGCCCCCGCCGATACGGCGGCTATGCTGAATGACGAAGTTGCTACCACCGGCGTAGCGGATACGGCGGCGATGCCTGCTGTATCTGCTACGCCAGCACCCGCACCGGCCTCTGCACCGCGCAGTGTATACCAACCAGCACCTGCCCGTCCTACTGCGCCGGCTTCGGCAGCGAATAATGCCCCTGCGCCAGCAACGGCCGCCACGGAAGCTTCTAGTGCTGCTCCGGCTGCTGCGCCCTACCCCATGATGCAGGCTCCGGCTACGCCCGCCCCCCTGCCACCAAATGGCCTACATACCGTGCGCACCAAAGAAACCCTCTACGGTATCGCCCGCCTCTACCACATCAGCCCCCGCGACTTGGAAGCTTGGAACGGCCTCCCGTTGAACCCCTCTTTAAAAATCGGGCAGCAGCTCCGCGTGACGCCTCCAGAGGAAGCCTCGGACCTTCAACCCAAAACAGCGCCTACCCAGACGGCCCCTACCCCTCCAGCTGCCAAAACGCCAATAGCTCCCGCGGCTGCGCCTACCACCAAGCCTCAGCCCGCCACCCCCACCACGGTGCAGCACACGGTGCAGGCCGGCGAGTCGATGTACGGCATCTCGCGCAAGTACGGCGTCACCATCAAGCAGATACTGGAGTGGAACAACAAGCCCGACTTCAATGTGCGCCCCGGTGAAGTGCTGACCATCACGCCGGCTAAATAA
- a CDS encoding TonB-dependent receptor, with protein MQRLLLFVILLLLSGSALAQTTFSVTGRVEDATDKSPLIGANVVLIQVPDSVRRGAAVDTEGNFSIADVPAGRYVLAVSFLGYQSTRRQVQLTQANRALGTLPLQAGGITLKGVEVVGKTPAAVQKGDTAQYNANAFKTNPDADARDLVTKMPGITVQDGKVNAQGEQVQRILVDGKEFFGTDPDAAMKNIPAEIIDKIEVFDRQSEQSQFSGFNDGNTQKTINIVTKPQYRKGQFGRLSLGAGPERYQASVSVNSFNGDQRISLVAQSNNINMQNFASADLVGASGGGRGGRGGGGGGGNFLVPQGGGISTTNAVGINYSDQWGKKTQVTGSYFFNQTNNRITSSTDRQYATQNQRYIENSFVNSRNINHRANLRLEHKIDSANSILFIPRLSFQQNNGNSTLDGQTLVGDAPRGVVSTDYRSRLTGINSDNQLLYRHRFAKAGRTVSLDLNANYSSKDGNSNLYSLSDTIVLDQYATLNQRGWQLSSGVSYTEPLSKRDLLQFNYNVVYTPNDSDKKTYDFAETDNAYSDINAGLSNVFTNTYLTQGVGASYRYQTETLQASAGVTAQKADLNSDQKFPAGPGINRTFYNILPNAQLRYRFSREKNLRLNYNGRTSAPSIGQLQEVVNNANPLQLTTGNPNLRQQYQHVLALRYSASQPEKSTSFFAGVFGTITDDYITNSTFVTPRDTVLSINGGEVALPLGGQLTRPVNLGQQYSVRAFSNYGMPLNFIKTNLNLNGSVGYSRTPGINNGVLNYSKSPNVGLGITLSSNISTTLDFTVSTDGRLTYARNSANVRLNTNYYVQNSSVRLSWTFGPGINFQTNVVHQYNQGLSAASQQYLLWNASLGKRILPGQRGEIKLYAFDILKQNQSIQNNITVAYNERVVTNNLQQYFMLMFTYNLRRGNVNMPTEEGGREGRGNWRGGGQGGGGGRPPGGGRPPGN; from the coding sequence ATGCAACGACTTCTCCTCTTCGTTATCTTACTATTGCTCAGTGGCTCCGCGCTGGCACAGACCACTTTTTCGGTAACTGGCCGGGTGGAAGACGCCACCGATAAATCGCCGCTGATTGGGGCCAACGTGGTGCTGATTCAGGTGCCCGACTCGGTGCGGCGCGGGGCGGCCGTGGATACTGAGGGCAACTTCAGCATAGCCGACGTGCCCGCCGGGCGCTACGTGCTGGCGGTATCGTTTTTAGGGTACCAGTCTACCCGCCGTCAGGTGCAGCTCACGCAGGCCAACCGGGCGCTGGGTACGCTCCCCTTGCAGGCCGGCGGCATCACGCTAAAAGGCGTGGAAGTGGTAGGCAAAACGCCCGCTGCTGTGCAGAAGGGAGACACGGCGCAGTACAACGCCAACGCCTTCAAGACCAACCCCGACGCCGATGCCCGCGACCTAGTGACCAAGATGCCTGGCATTACGGTGCAGGATGGCAAGGTGAACGCGCAGGGCGAGCAGGTGCAGCGCATATTGGTAGACGGCAAAGAGTTCTTCGGTACCGACCCTGATGCGGCCATGAAGAACATTCCAGCCGAAATTATCGACAAGATTGAGGTGTTTGACCGCCAGAGCGAACAGTCGCAGTTTTCGGGCTTCAACGACGGCAATACCCAGAAAACCATCAACATCGTAACCAAGCCGCAATACCGCAAGGGGCAATTTGGGCGCTTGTCGTTGGGGGCAGGGCCGGAGCGCTACCAGGCCAGCGTGAGCGTAAACAGCTTCAACGGTGACCAGCGCATTTCGCTGGTGGCGCAGTCCAACAACATCAACATGCAAAACTTTGCCTCGGCTGACCTGGTAGGGGCCAGCGGGGGCGGGCGCGGCGGCCGGGGTGGCGGTGGTGGCGGTGGTAATTTCCTGGTGCCGCAGGGCGGAGGCATTTCGACCACCAATGCGGTGGGTATCAACTACTCTGACCAGTGGGGCAAGAAAACGCAGGTGACGGGTAGCTACTTCTTCAACCAGACCAACAACCGCATCACCAGCAGCACCGACCGCCAGTACGCCACCCAGAACCAGCGCTACATCGAGAATTCTTTCGTGAACAGCCGCAACATCAACCACCGCGCAAACCTGCGGCTGGAGCATAAGATTGACTCGGCTAATTCTATCCTGTTTATTCCGCGCCTGTCGTTTCAGCAGAACAATGGCAATAGCACGCTGGATGGCCAGACGCTGGTAGGCGACGCGCCACGGGGCGTGGTTTCGACGGACTACCGTTCGCGCCTTACGGGCATCAACTCCGATAATCAGCTGCTGTACCGCCACCGCTTTGCCAAAGCCGGCCGCACGGTTTCGCTGGACCTGAATGCCAACTACAGCAGCAAGGACGGCAATAGCAACCTCTACTCGTTGTCGGATACGATTGTGCTGGACCAGTATGCTACCCTCAACCAGCGGGGGTGGCAACTGAGTTCGGGGGTGTCGTACACGGAGCCGCTGAGCAAGCGCGACTTGCTACAATTCAACTACAACGTGGTGTACACGCCCAACGACTCGGATAAGAAAACCTACGATTTCGCAGAAACTGACAACGCCTACTCCGACATCAACGCGGGCCTGAGCAACGTGTTCACCAATACCTACCTCACACAGGGGGTAGGCGCCAGCTACCGCTACCAGACCGAAACCCTGCAAGCCTCGGCGGGCGTGACAGCCCAGAAGGCCGACCTCAACAGCGACCAGAAGTTTCCGGCCGGGCCGGGCATCAACCGCACGTTCTACAACATTCTGCCCAATGCCCAGCTGCGCTACCGCTTCTCACGGGAGAAAAATCTGCGCCTGAACTACAACGGCCGCACCTCGGCGCCCAGCATCGGCCAGCTGCAGGAGGTGGTAAACAATGCCAACCCGCTCCAGCTAACTACCGGCAACCCCAACCTGCGCCAGCAATACCAGCACGTGCTGGCGTTGCGCTACTCGGCCTCGCAGCCCGAAAAATCGACGTCGTTTTTTGCCGGCGTGTTCGGCACCATCACCGACGACTACATTACCAACAGCACCTTCGTGACGCCCCGCGACACGGTGTTGAGCATCAACGGGGGCGAGGTCGCCCTCCCCCTGGGCGGGCAGCTCACGCGCCCCGTGAACCTAGGCCAGCAATATTCGGTGCGGGCGTTCAGCAACTACGGCATGCCGCTGAACTTCATCAAAACCAACCTGAACCTCAACGGCTCGGTGGGCTACTCGCGCACGCCGGGCATCAACAACGGGGTGCTGAACTACTCGAAGTCGCCGAACGTGGGGCTGGGCATTACGCTGAGCAGCAACATCAGCACCACGCTCGATTTCACGGTGTCGACAGATGGGCGGCTGACGTACGCGCGCAATTCGGCCAACGTGCGTCTCAATACCAACTACTACGTGCAAAACAGCTCGGTGCGCCTGAGCTGGACGTTTGGGCCGGGCATCAATTTCCAAACCAATGTGGTGCACCAGTACAACCAGGGCTTGTCGGCGGCCAGCCAGCAGTATTTGCTCTGGAATGCCAGCCTGGGCAAGCGCATTCTGCCCGGCCAGCGCGGCGAAATAAAGCTGTATGCCTTTGATATTCTGAAGCAAAACCAGAGCATTCAAAACAACATCACGGTGGCTTACAACGAGCGGGTAGTGACCAACAACCTGCAACAATACTTCATGTTGATGTTTACCTACAACCTGCGCCGCGGCAACGTGAACATGCCTACAGAGGAGGGCGGCCGCGAGGGTAGGGGCAACTGGCGCGGGGGCGGTCAGGGCGGCGGCGGTGGTCGTCCGCCCGGGGGTGGCCGGCCACCCGGCAACTAG
- a CDS encoding M28 family peptidase yields the protein MSCFSILLAACLASGAPPAAAADTAHLRRDLVALTTTAQPRNYLHEASLNQAADYIKAELAAAGAQPTEQTYQVQGRTYRNIVGGFGPANGPRIVIGAHYDVCGEQPGADDNGTGVAALLEMARLLPRQPLACRIELVAYTLEEPPFFRTPQMGSYVHARSLHETSVPVRGMIALEMLGYYDDRKNSQDYPIKPLRWIYGSRGNYVTVAQKFGNGRFGRRFARVYKETAALPVKRFKAPAWLPGIDFSDHLNYWHFNYPAVLLTDTAFYRNKQYHEAADTLDRLDMRRLALAVDAVLATVVQLAAG from the coding sequence ATGAGCTGCTTCTCTATTCTCTTAGCTGCTTGCTTGGCGAGCGGCGCTCCGCCAGCGGCCGCTGCCGATACTGCCCATCTGCGCCGCGACCTAGTGGCCCTTACCACCACGGCCCAGCCGCGTAACTATCTGCACGAAGCCAGCCTAAACCAAGCCGCCGACTACATCAAAGCAGAGCTGGCCGCCGCTGGTGCCCAGCCCACCGAGCAAACGTATCAGGTGCAGGGCCGCACGTACCGCAACATTGTGGGTGGCTTTGGGCCGGCTAATGGGCCGCGCATTGTCATCGGGGCGCACTATGATGTGTGCGGCGAGCAGCCCGGCGCCGATGACAACGGGACCGGCGTGGCCGCCTTGCTGGAAATGGCCCGCCTGCTGCCCCGTCAGCCTTTGGCATGCCGTATAGAGTTGGTGGCCTACACGCTGGAAGAGCCGCCATTTTTCCGCACGCCGCAGATGGGCAGCTATGTGCACGCGCGTAGCCTGCACGAAACCAGCGTACCAGTGCGCGGTATGATAGCACTGGAAATGCTAGGGTATTATGATGACCGCAAGAACTCGCAGGACTACCCCATTAAGCCTCTGCGCTGGATCTATGGCAGCCGTGGCAACTACGTAACGGTGGCGCAGAAATTCGGCAACGGCCGCTTCGGGCGGCGGTTTGCCCGCGTGTATAAGGAAACTGCGGCCCTACCCGTCAAGCGGTTCAAAGCCCCCGCTTGGCTGCCAGGTATCGATTTTTCCGATCACCTCAACTATTGGCATTTCAACTACCCTGCCGTGCTGCTAACGGATACGGCTTTTTACCGCAACAAGCAGTACCACGAGGCCGCCGATACCCTCGACCGGCTGGATATGCGCCGGTTGGCCTTGGCCGTAGATGCCGTGTTGGCTACGGTTGTGCAACTGGCTGCGGGGTAG
- a CDS encoding DegT/DnrJ/EryC1/StrS family aminotransferase, whose protein sequence is MINVTKPFLPPQEEYDHYLRGIWSRKWLTNNGPLVNELELTLKNYFDVPHLFYVTNGTTALQLAIKALDLQGEIITTPFSFVATTSSIVWEGCTPVFVDIDPATYNIDPALIEAAITPQTTAILATHVFGNPCAVREIGAVAIKHGLRVIYDAAHAFGTQYQGRSVLHQGDISTLSFHSTKLFHTIEGGALITHDANLANKIAHMRNFGFHGPETFQGVGINGKNSEFHAAMGLCNLKYVQQILARRQELTEVYHQMLRPLQVGKPFLRPNAGFNYAYYPVLFNNEAVLLKMIDALHGVYVYPRRYFYPSLEKLSYVRPGQHMCASSNIASRVLCLPLYHELSVEEVKMICRAILRADRY, encoded by the coding sequence ATGATAAATGTCACAAAGCCTTTTCTGCCGCCTCAAGAGGAATACGACCACTACCTACGCGGAATTTGGTCGAGGAAATGGCTGACGAACAATGGTCCTTTAGTCAATGAGCTGGAACTCACGCTAAAAAACTATTTCGACGTACCACACTTATTCTACGTGACCAATGGTACCACTGCTTTGCAGTTGGCTATCAAAGCATTAGATCTGCAAGGCGAAATTATCACTACCCCATTTTCTTTCGTTGCCACCACCAGCAGCATCGTGTGGGAAGGGTGCACGCCGGTTTTTGTCGACATTGATCCTGCTACGTATAACATTGATCCTGCGCTGATTGAGGCTGCTATTACCCCCCAAACCACGGCTATTCTGGCCACGCATGTGTTCGGGAATCCGTGCGCTGTGAGGGAAATAGGCGCGGTAGCCATTAAGCACGGGCTACGCGTCATCTACGATGCAGCCCATGCGTTTGGCACCCAATATCAGGGCCGTTCGGTGCTGCATCAGGGTGATATCAGCACGCTGAGTTTCCACTCCACTAAGCTCTTCCACACTATTGAGGGCGGCGCGCTCATCACCCATGATGCAAACCTAGCCAACAAGATTGCGCACATGCGCAACTTCGGCTTTCACGGTCCCGAGACATTTCAGGGGGTAGGCATCAACGGCAAGAACAGCGAGTTTCACGCTGCTATGGGGTTGTGTAACCTCAAGTACGTGCAGCAAATTCTGGCCCGGCGTCAGGAGCTTACGGAGGTGTATCACCAGATGCTGAGGCCTTTGCAAGTAGGAAAACCTTTTCTGCGCCCGAACGCAGGTTTCAACTACGCCTACTACCCCGTACTGTTTAATAACGAAGCTGTTTTGTTGAAGATGATTGATGCGTTGCACGGCGTGTACGTCTACCCTCGGCGATACTTCTACCCCTCGCTGGAAAAGCTAAGCTACGTACGGCCGGGGCAGCACATGTGCGCTTCTTCCAATATCGCGTCTCGCGTGCTGTGCCTACCCTTGTACCACGAGTTATCGGTGGAGGAAGTGAAAATGATTTGTCGGGCTATTCTTCGCGCAGATCGGTATTGA
- a CDS encoding lipopolysaccharide biosynthesis protein translates to MKEKTLKGRAAVSMVWLTGERFGSLISDFLISVFLARILGPSEFGLIAMVAVFIALLQPFTDAGLGSALLRKKDATPEDYDTVFWSNLGLSVAAYAIVFACAPLVAQFYKQPLLTDIIRVLGISLVLNSLNIVQNIRLTKLLDFRTISLRSLVSNVLSGGIGLYLAYRGWSYWALVIRQLLNALITNVLYWAARAWFPSFNFSTASFKDFFGFGSKMLLSSLLDTGFRNIYPLLIGKFYSASALGFYNRAVNLKDIPQTLVSQVTGRVSYPVLIELQDDPPRLTQAYKRLMQLVSFAYFPILMGLMGLSKSVILVLFTDKWASAIPLLQGLAFVGLLYPIHALNLNILTLKKRSDLFLVLEIIKKALTVVFLLLTYRWGVMGLIYGQIALSFVALIINTYYSKQLIAYGFAHQLRDLLPSFCTSLTMGVALLWGSEQLQVFTWWTLLLWVVAGGAIYLTLSAIFNRKNLRYLYDFFREKYLTMRMAG, encoded by the coding sequence ATGAAGGAAAAAACCTTAAAAGGCCGCGCGGCCGTCAGCATGGTATGGCTCACGGGGGAGCGATTTGGGAGCCTAATCAGTGACTTTCTGATTTCCGTTTTCCTTGCCCGGATTCTGGGCCCCAGCGAGTTTGGCCTGATAGCCATGGTAGCGGTTTTTATCGCCCTATTGCAGCCGTTTACGGATGCAGGATTGGGTAGCGCGCTCCTGCGGAAAAAGGATGCCACTCCCGAAGACTACGACACCGTGTTCTGGAGTAATCTGGGCTTGTCTGTTGCCGCCTATGCCATTGTGTTTGCCTGTGCGCCACTGGTGGCGCAATTTTACAAGCAGCCCCTGCTCACGGATATTATCCGGGTGCTGGGCATCAGCTTGGTGCTGAACTCGTTGAACATCGTGCAGAACATCCGGCTGACGAAGCTGCTGGATTTTCGCACCATCAGTCTCCGCTCGCTGGTCAGCAACGTTCTGTCCGGTGGCATTGGGTTGTACCTAGCCTACCGTGGCTGGAGCTATTGGGCGCTGGTGATACGGCAGCTGCTCAATGCGCTCATTACCAATGTGCTGTATTGGGCGGCGCGGGCGTGGTTTCCGTCGTTCAACTTTTCCACGGCCTCGTTTAAGGATTTCTTCGGGTTCGGCTCCAAGATGCTGCTTTCCAGCCTGCTCGATACAGGCTTTCGCAACATCTACCCCTTGCTGATCGGTAAGTTCTACTCGGCGTCTGCGCTAGGGTTCTACAACCGCGCCGTAAACCTGAAAGACATTCCGCAGACCTTAGTTTCGCAGGTGACTGGCCGGGTTTCCTACCCCGTTCTGATTGAGTTGCAGGACGACCCGCCGCGGTTGACGCAGGCCTACAAGCGTCTTATGCAATTGGTGTCGTTTGCCTATTTTCCAATTCTGATGGGCCTGATGGGCTTGAGCAAGAGCGTGATACTCGTGCTGTTTACAGACAAGTGGGCCAGCGCTATTCCCCTGCTGCAAGGCCTTGCGTTCGTAGGCCTGCTCTACCCCATTCATGCCCTAAACCTGAATATTCTGACTCTCAAAAAGCGGTCTGACTTGTTTCTCGTTCTCGAGATAATCAAGAAAGCATTGACGGTGGTGTTCCTGCTACTTACCTATCGGTGGGGCGTAATGGGTCTGATCTACGGGCAAATTGCTTTGTCATTCGTGGCCCTGATAATCAATACGTACTACTCCAAGCAGCTGATTGCCTATGGCTTTGCGCACCAGCTGCGCGATTTGCTGCCTAGCTTCTGCACATCGCTTACCATGGGTGTAGCCTTATTGTGGGGTAGCGAGCAGCTACAGGTTTTCACCTGGTGGACCTTGTTGCTATGGGTCGTGGCGGGTGGGGCCATCTACCTCACGCTGTCGGCCATCTTCAACCGAAAAAACCTACGCTACCTGTACGATTTCTTTAGGGAGAAGTACCTCACCATGCGGATGGCCGGTTGA
- a CDS encoding WbqC family protein produces MKVAIMQPYLFPYIGYFQLLAAADLFVVYDDVHYIKKGWINRNRILLHGAEHLFTLPCLNASQNKLINEVKVDWASKEVRKVRLTMETAYRKAPFFKRVYPLVQRVLEGSGPTTIAEVATQSIQDVCAYLGIDTPIVTSSQRPYENTHLSKGTRLVDIVQQEGGDQYLNPIGGEALYTKEFFAEHGIALHFVKSLPIRYVQPVPDNGFVPWLSILDVLMYNEKETVTAFLQDYELL; encoded by the coding sequence ATGAAAGTCGCCATTATGCAGCCATACTTATTCCCCTACATCGGGTACTTCCAGCTGCTGGCGGCGGCCGACTTATTCGTGGTGTATGATGATGTGCATTACATCAAAAAAGGCTGGATCAACCGTAACCGCATTCTACTGCACGGGGCCGAGCACTTATTTACGCTACCCTGCCTGAATGCCAGCCAGAACAAGCTCATCAACGAGGTAAAGGTGGACTGGGCGAGCAAAGAGGTGCGCAAAGTGCGCCTGACCATGGAAACGGCCTACCGGAAAGCGCCGTTTTTTAAGCGGGTCTACCCGCTGGTGCAACGCGTGTTGGAGGGTAGCGGCCCCACTACCATTGCTGAGGTAGCCACCCAAAGTATCCAGGACGTGTGCGCCTACCTCGGCATTGATACGCCGATTGTCACCAGCTCGCAGCGGCCTTACGAAAACACCCACCTTAGCAAAGGCACCCGCTTAGTAGACATTGTGCAGCAGGAGGGCGGCGACCAGTACCTGAACCCCATTGGCGGCGAAGCGCTCTACACCAAAGAGTTTTTTGCTGAGCACGGCATCGCGCTGCACTTCGTGAAGTCCCTACCCATCCGGTACGTGCAACCTGTGCCAGACAACGGGTTTGTGCCCTGGCTTTCCATCCTGGATGTGCTAATGTACAATGAGAAAGAGACAGTTACAGCCTTTTTACAAGACTACGAACTCCTATGA
- a CDS encoding glycosyltransferase family 2 protein: MHSEVPLVSVRVITYNHGPFLRECLDGIMAQKTSFPFEVVIGEDCSPDNTRQICQEYQARYPDTIKLLLHAQNVGAQANARLAREACTGKYIAFCEGDDYWTDPTKLQQQVDFLDAHPDYVLCFHNCWMKFEQQPDREMELFHDYTKTDYAIPDLIGKWIIPTASVVFRNHLFTEYPEWLRNAVVGDTPFFILLGSFGQLKRLPGVMAVYRRHDGGATNLLHGYRYWERMIELYTGINGHFQYQYSKEINPILKWFRYQLTQLALQDGDYPKYRHYAQCCFQFNKELLVRFRHPGLFHYRYTQMYLTATSPRLFKARARRQPWAEGK, from the coding sequence ATGCACAGTGAGGTGCCGCTGGTAAGCGTGCGGGTCATCACCTACAATCACGGTCCCTTCCTGCGGGAGTGTTTGGATGGGATTATGGCCCAGAAGACGTCCTTCCCCTTTGAAGTGGTAATTGGGGAGGATTGCAGCCCCGACAACACCCGCCAGATTTGCCAGGAGTACCAAGCGCGCTACCCTGATACTATTAAGCTGCTGTTGCACGCGCAAAACGTGGGCGCGCAGGCCAACGCCCGCTTGGCCCGCGAAGCCTGCACCGGCAAATACATTGCGTTCTGCGAGGGCGACGACTACTGGACCGACCCCACCAAGCTCCAGCAGCAGGTAGACTTTCTGGATGCGCACCCGGACTACGTGCTGTGCTTCCACAATTGCTGGATGAAGTTTGAGCAGCAACCAGACCGGGAAATGGAGCTGTTTCATGACTACACCAAAACCGACTACGCCATTCCGGACCTGATTGGCAAGTGGATTATCCCGACGGCGTCTGTGGTGTTCCGCAACCACCTCTTCACTGAGTACCCGGAGTGGCTGCGCAACGCAGTAGTAGGCGATACGCCGTTCTTTATTCTGCTAGGGTCGTTTGGGCAGCTGAAGCGGCTGCCGGGCGTGATGGCCGTGTACCGCCGCCACGATGGCGGCGCCACCAACCTGCTGCACGGCTACCGCTACTGGGAGCGAATGATTGAACTGTATACGGGCATCAACGGGCACTTTCAGTACCAATACAGCAAGGAAATAAACCCGATTCTGAAGTGGTTTCGCTACCAGCTCACGCAACTGGCCCTACAGGATGGCGACTACCCGAAGTATCGCCACTACGCGCAATGCTGCTTTCAATTCAATAAAGAACTATTGGTTCGTTTTCGTCACCCTGGCCTGTTCCACTACCGATACACGCAGATGTATCTGACGGCCACAAGTCCGCGGCTGTTTAAAGCGCGCGCCCGGCGACAACCTTGGGCAGAAGGTAAATAA
- a CDS encoding O-methyltransferase encodes MTDETDFYAEAHTSPETPLLARLNRETHVQVLAPRMLSGHLQGRLLSMLSHMIQPRRVLELGTFTGYSALCLAEGLPTNGELHTVEQNPELETRIRRYVVEAGLADRVYLHIGKALEIIPTLPGAWDMVFIDADKINNDAYYELVLPQVRPGGFILIDNVFWSGKVLPSYPIKAGDKDAWAVRAFNDKVQQDERVENVFLPLRDGLLLVRKR; translated from the coding sequence ATGACCGACGAAACCGACTTCTACGCCGAAGCACATACCTCCCCCGAAACGCCACTACTGGCCCGTCTCAACCGCGAAACGCACGTGCAGGTGCTGGCTCCCCGGATGCTGTCGGGCCATCTGCAGGGGCGGCTATTGAGCATGCTCAGCCACATGATCCAGCCGCGGCGGGTGCTGGAGTTGGGCACGTTTACGGGCTACTCGGCCCTGTGCCTAGCCGAAGGCCTGCCCACCAACGGTGAGCTGCACACCGTGGAGCAAAACCCAGAGCTGGAAACCCGCATCCGCCGCTATGTAGTTGAAGCGGGCCTTGCCGACCGGGTGTACCTGCACATCGGGAAGGCGCTGGAAATAATCCCTACCCTACCCGGTGCGTGGGATATGGTATTCATTGACGCCGATAAAATCAACAACGATGCCTACTACGAGCTGGTGCTGCCGCAGGTGCGGCCGGGCGGTTTTATCCTAATCGACAACGTATTCTGGAGCGGCAAGGTCCTACCCTCCTACCCCATCAAGGCCGGCGATAAGGACGCCTGGGCCGTGCGCGCCTTCAACGACAAAGTGCAGCAGGATGAGCGGGTGGAAAACGTGTTCCTACCCCTGCGCGACGGGCTTTTGTTAGTGCGCAAGCGGTAG